GGGTGGACAACCGGCGGTACAGCGGTAATTTTTGGAAGCGGGGGTGCTGCACGTGCAGGAATTGCAGCATTAATCAGCATGGGGCAAAAACACATTGTAATCTTAAACAGGGATACAAACAGGGCGGAAAAGCTGTCCTCATTTTTTTCAAAAAACCCGTCAGTTATTTTTGATGTTAAGAAACTTAACGAAAAAAATATTTCGGAATCCATATCTTCTGCTTCTCTTGTAATAAATTCAACTCCTGTAGGTATGTGGCCGGATACTGACAGGTCACCTATTCGGGACATAAGCCTGATCCGGAAGAATACATTTGTTTTTGACATGGTACCCAGGCCCTATATAACAAAATTACTTCACAATGCCGAATCTTCAGGAGCAGTAATTATTCCGGGGCTTCAAATGCTTATCAGCCAGGCTGTCGCAGCCCAGGAAATCTGGTTAAACCGCAAAATTGACAGCAAAATTCATGAACAAATTATGGAATACCTTTTAACGCAACACAGGGAAAAACTTTTATGATGAAGAGTTTGAAAATACTAACCGCAGGAGAATCTCACGGCCAGGGGCTGACAGGTATTATCAGCGGAATCCCTGCAGGTATAAAACTTGATTTGTACAAAATCAACCTTGACCTTGCAAGAAGGCAGCAGGGAACAGGCCGCGGCGGAAGGATGAAGATTGAAAAAGATTCTGCGGAAATCATCTCAGGCGTAAGATTCGGCACAACTCTCGGAAGCCCCATAGCTGTTCTTATAAAAAACAGAGACTGGGACAACTGGAAGGAAGATATGGCTGTATGGGGTAATTCCACAGGAAAATCTGTTACAATACCACGGCCCGGGCATGCTGATCTTGCAGGCTCTGTAAAATACAATCACAAAGATTTAAGGAATGTACTTGAGCGTGCCAGTGCAAGGGAGACTGCGGTGAGAGTTGCTCTCGGGTCAATTGCAAAGCAGCTCATTGAATATTTCGGGATTAAGATAGTTAGCCACGTTACAAGCATAGGG
This window of the bacterium genome carries:
- the aroE gene encoding shikimate dehydrogenase, whose product is MSSPDRTLFVIGDPIRHSLSPVIHNFIFQLLGESFSYKAELVKPSGLQEFTEKAKRGFCPGFNVTIPHKESIIPFLYELDESAETAGAVNTVKLENNRLTGFNTDIEGCIHALTESGWTTGGTAVIFGSGGAARAGIAALISMGQKHIVILNRDTNRAEKLSSFFSKNPSVIFDVKKLNEKNISESISSASLVINSTPVGMWPDTDRSPIRDISLIRKNTFVFDMVPRPYITKLLHNAESSGAVIIPGLQMLISQAVAAQEIWLNRKIDSKIHEQIMEYLLTQHREKLL